In one window of Drosophila innubila isolate TH190305 chromosome 2L unlocalized genomic scaffold, UK_Dinn_1.0 4_B_2L, whole genome shotgun sequence DNA:
- the LOC117780183 gene encoding putative mediator of RNA polymerase II transcription subunit 15 isoform X1 yields the protein MNSATKVGEIFTAAGQAFSKLGDLTMQLHPNAESPSGKWTDEEIDMLHSSIMRFSDDLSKISLSIKNRTVSQIRQALKKKAFEDAGIPAKQVPVQQVQHVIQTVQQLPIVQQQHVFKSHIIQQQQQQPQQQQQQPQTKQIILQPQTTTTTVTIKQFQQMQQQKAAALAAAQAAAAAAAANNTATITENIIIQQPTSTTAVTVQQPQQQLQQHQQSNAVVATSASQQQIIVPATTTVLSSSCPVTVGAVVVADDVVSTTSNPSSISTTSAALKCGPDVSMTLNRINVQENEVDVEECLPAEVVKLDFVSEEVAG from the exons ATGAATTCGGCAACAAAG GTTGGGGAGATTTTCACGGCCGCGGGACAAGCATTCAGCAAGCTTGGAGATTTGACGATGCAATTGCATCCAAATGCCGAATCGCCCTCTGG TAAATGGACAGACGAGGAAATCGACATGTTGCACTCGTCCATAATGCGCTTCTCGGACGATCTCAGCAAAATCAgtttaagcattaaaaatcGCACAGT ATCTCAAATACGACAAGCGCTCAAGAAGAAGGCCTTTGAGGATGCTGGCATACCGGCTAAACAGGTGCCCGTGCAGCAGGTGCAGCATGTCATACAGACAGTCCAGCAGCTGCCAATCGTTCAGCAACAGCACGTATTCAAGTCACACatcatacaacaacaacagcaacaaccacaacagcagcagcagcagccgcagacGAAGCAAATCATATTGCAGCCacagacgacgacaacaaccgTGACAATCAAACAGTTTcagcaaatgcaacagcaaaaagCTGCCGCCTTAGCTGCGGCACAAGCAgctgccgcagcagcagcggccaATAATACGGCGACCATCACAGAGAACATCATTATACAGCAACCCACATCAACGACGGCGGTGACGGTgcagcaaccgcaacaacagctgcagcaacatcaacaaagtAACGCTGTTGTGGCAACGTCTGCGTCGCAGCAGCAGATTATTGTGCCTGCCACTACAACAGTATTGTCATCCAGTTGTCCAGTTACAGTTGGAGCCGTTGTGGTCGCCGACGATGTTGTGAGCACCACGTCGAATCCATCGTCGATATCGACGACAAGTGCGGCCCTTAAGTGTGGACCGGATGTCTCAATGACACTAAATCGGATCAATGTCCAGGAGAATGAGGTGGACGTCGAGGAGTGCCTGCCCGCTGAGGTTGTTAAGCTGGATTTCGTTAGCGAGGAGGTAGCAGGGTGA
- the LOC117780183 gene encoding putative uncharacterized protein DDB_G0271606 isoform X2 — protein sequence MNSATKVGEIFTAAGQAFSKLGDLTMQLHPNAESPSGSQIRQALKKKAFEDAGIPAKQVPVQQVQHVIQTVQQLPIVQQQHVFKSHIIQQQQQQPQQQQQQPQTKQIILQPQTTTTTVTIKQFQQMQQQKAAALAAAQAAAAAAAANNTATITENIIIQQPTSTTAVTVQQPQQQLQQHQQSNAVVATSASQQQIIVPATTTVLSSSCPVTVGAVVVADDVVSTTSNPSSISTTSAALKCGPDVSMTLNRINVQENEVDVEECLPAEVVKLDFVSEEVAG from the exons ATGAATTCGGCAACAAAG GTTGGGGAGATTTTCACGGCCGCGGGACAAGCATTCAGCAAGCTTGGAGATTTGACGATGCAATTGCATCCAAATGCCGAATCGCCCTCTGG ATCTCAAATACGACAAGCGCTCAAGAAGAAGGCCTTTGAGGATGCTGGCATACCGGCTAAACAGGTGCCCGTGCAGCAGGTGCAGCATGTCATACAGACAGTCCAGCAGCTGCCAATCGTTCAGCAACAGCACGTATTCAAGTCACACatcatacaacaacaacagcaacaaccacaacagcagcagcagcagccgcagacGAAGCAAATCATATTGCAGCCacagacgacgacaacaaccgTGACAATCAAACAGTTTcagcaaatgcaacagcaaaaagCTGCCGCCTTAGCTGCGGCACAAGCAgctgccgcagcagcagcggccaATAATACGGCGACCATCACAGAGAACATCATTATACAGCAACCCACATCAACGACGGCGGTGACGGTgcagcaaccgcaacaacagctgcagcaacatcaacaaagtAACGCTGTTGTGGCAACGTCTGCGTCGCAGCAGCAGATTATTGTGCCTGCCACTACAACAGTATTGTCATCCAGTTGTCCAGTTACAGTTGGAGCCGTTGTGGTCGCCGACGATGTTGTGAGCACCACGTCGAATCCATCGTCGATATCGACGACAAGTGCGGCCCTTAAGTGTGGACCGGATGTCTCAATGACACTAAATCGGATCAATGTCCAGGAGAATGAGGTGGACGTCGAGGAGTGCCTGCCCGCTGAGGTTGTTAAGCTGGATTTCGTTAGCGAGGAGGTAGCAGGGTGA
- the LOC117780284 gene encoding lysosomal thioesterase PPT2 homolog isoform X2 codes for MRIGILLIVCMNIIGSLAFKPVVILHGVLSGAESMTLLVRQIEKIHPGTTVYNCDKFSGWYSLESAWWQVEQIRDYIDQIGKLHPDGIIVLGYSQGGLLARAAIQSLPNHNVKTFISLSSPQAGQYGTSFLHLIFPDLAAKTAFELFYSNVGQHTSIGGYWNDPHKQELYMKYSEFLPLINNEKISSNSTSFKMGMERLHKLILIGGPNDGVITPWQSIITSLSF; via the exons ATGAGAATAGGGATATTACTAATAGTATGCATGAATATTATTGGATCGCTGGCATTCAAACCAGTGGTAATTCTGCATGGCGTTCTCTCGGGAGCTGAATCAATGACACTTTTAGTGCGTCAAATTGAAAag ATTCACCCGGGGACAACAGTGTACAATTGCGATAAATTCAGTGGTTGGTACAGTCTGGAGAGCGCTTGGTGGCAAGTTGAACAGATCAGGGATTACATAG ATCAAATTGGAAAGCTTCATCCAGATGGGATTATTGTACTAG GATATTCTCAAGGTGGTCTCTTGGCAAGGGCGGCGATACAAAGTCTGCCTAATCACAATGTGAAGACCTTTATATCGTTATCATCGCCACAAGCTGGTCAATACGGAA caaGTTTCCTGCATTTAATATTTCCGGATCTTGCGGCAAAGACAGCCTTTGAACTGTTTTACTCCAATGTGGGTCAACACACATCTATAGGTGGCTACTGGAACGACCCGCATAAGCAGGAATTATACATGAAATACAGTGAATTCTTGCCCTTAATTAACAATGAAAAGATCAGCTCAAATTCAACATCATTTAAAATGGGAATGGAACGCCTCCATAAGCTAATCCTTATCGGTGGACCAAACGATGGCGTCATTACACCATGGCAGTCC ATAATTACAAGTTTGTCGTTttga
- the LOC117780284 gene encoding lysosomal thioesterase PPT2 homolog isoform X1 — MRIGILLIVCMNIIGSLAFKPVVILHGVLSGAESMTLLVRQIEKIHPGTTVYNCDKFSGWYSLESAWWQVEQIRDYIDQIGKLHPDGIIVLGYSQGGLLARAAIQSLPNHNVKTFISLSSPQAGQYGTSFLHLIFPDLAAKTAFELFYSNVGQHTSIGGYWNDPHKQELYMKYSEFLPLINNEKISSNSTSFKMGMERLHKLILIGGPNDGVITPWQSSHFSYFNESLDVVPFYKRKIFLDDSIGLKKLLEENKLIIIVKPYVHHLSWHTNRRVINQVIMPYLD, encoded by the exons ATGAGAATAGGGATATTACTAATAGTATGCATGAATATTATTGGATCGCTGGCATTCAAACCAGTGGTAATTCTGCATGGCGTTCTCTCGGGAGCTGAATCAATGACACTTTTAGTGCGTCAAATTGAAAag ATTCACCCGGGGACAACAGTGTACAATTGCGATAAATTCAGTGGTTGGTACAGTCTGGAGAGCGCTTGGTGGCAAGTTGAACAGATCAGGGATTACATAG ATCAAATTGGAAAGCTTCATCCAGATGGGATTATTGTACTAG GATATTCTCAAGGTGGTCTCTTGGCAAGGGCGGCGATACAAAGTCTGCCTAATCACAATGTGAAGACCTTTATATCGTTATCATCGCCACAAGCTGGTCAATACGGAA caaGTTTCCTGCATTTAATATTTCCGGATCTTGCGGCAAAGACAGCCTTTGAACTGTTTTACTCCAATGTGGGTCAACACACATCTATAGGTGGCTACTGGAACGACCCGCATAAGCAGGAATTATACATGAAATACAGTGAATTCTTGCCCTTAATTAACAATGAAAAGATCAGCTCAAATTCAACATCATTTAAAATGGGAATGGAACGCCTCCATAAGCTAATCCTTATCGGTGGACCAAACGATGGCGTCATTACACCATGGCAGTCCAG TCATTTCAGTTACTTCAATGAATCATTGGATGTGGTTCCATTCtataagagaaaaatattCCTGGATGATTCGATCGGACTAAAAAAATTGCTGGAGGAAAATAAACTTATAATCATTGTTAAGCCATATGTACATCACCTTTCTTGGCACACGAACAGGAGAGTCATCAATCAAGTAATAATGCCGTACTTGGATTAA
- the LOC117780285 gene encoding uncharacterized protein LOC117780285: MAQRRHPYLIDKVIEIKKDKKEKVAAANIAKRRRKLSFDDDKSQEPDGEEFDYVLNLDNASITELQDGLHLIQEGNEKNLVRLGIQILHQQIQICYSKLFRNPISYRIISNRNTNIVSFS, translated from the exons ATGGCACAG CGACGTCATCCATATTTGATAGACAAagtaatagaaataaaaaaggacAAGAAAGAGAAAGTCGCGGCAGCGAATATTGCCAAACGTAGACGCAAGTTAAGTTTCGATGATGATAAGTCGCAGGAGCCTGACGGGGAAGAATTTGATTATGTGCTTAATCTTGATAATGCTTCCATAACAGAATTGCAAGATGGGCTCCACTTGATACAAGAGGGCAACGAAAAAAACCTAGTTCGCCTAGGGATCCAAATTTTGcatcaacaaatacaaatttgttacaGCAAATTGTTTCGTAATCCCATAAGCTATCGTATCATCTCTAATAGAAATACGAATATTGTTAGCTTCAGCTGA
- the LOC117782038 gene encoding double-strand break repair protein MRE11 produces MAEGDTAEQDAENVIRIMVATDNHLGYAEKDAVRGEDSFTAFEEILEMAVAEDVDMILLGGDLFHDAVPSQNAMHKCIELLRRYTFGDKPVSLEILSDQAASFHNAVNQSVNYEDPNLNIAIPVFSIHGNHDDPSGFGRLSSLDLLSTTGLVNYFGRWTDLTKVEISPILIRKGESKLGLYGLSHIHDARLARLFKDYQVVINGPNESDEEWFHLMVVHQNRAENRGFKNYIPEEALPSFLHLVIWGHEHDCRIDPELNALRDFYVSQPGSSVATSLSEGEAKKKHVGLLEIYKTKFHLKPLPLQTVRPFVFDSINLAECVDKLNLGEGDASTKVYNFAKERVEAMIEHAKTMLTDHPKQPKLPLIRLRLLFNEESHMFNTIRFSQMFGTRVANPADVVKFDRLKKFRGKSDKISVDKEAMQRAMEVDNTNRVEQLVDKYFEQANNPLKLMHSKALAEVTYRMVDHSDNDAADDIFGFYSQKAVEHLMEALPDDDSIDEELIKFRLHHSADEMLKALDSSGFKGVGSAAENGESLKIETNASMSTAEEPPSVGAGGARGTRGRGRGRGRTAANTATTRDTTSRSNDTSTNSSGRQQTLLSAVSSGRKTNPNTYVISDDSD; encoded by the exons ATGGCAGAAGGCGATACAGCTGAGCAGGATGCTGAGAATGTTATACGCATAATGGTGGCCACTGACAATCACTTGGGATACGCCGAAAAGGACGCTGTGCGCGGGGAGGATAGTTTTACGGCATTTGAGGAAATACTGGAAATGGCTGTAGCCGAGGATGTGGACATGATTCTGCTGGGCGGCGATTTGTTCCACGATGCAGTGCCTAGCCAAAATGCAATGCACAA ATGCATCGAATTGTTGAGGCGTTATACTTTTGGAGATAAGCCGGTGTCCCTGGAGATACTGAGCGATCAGGCGGCTTCATTTCACAACGCCGTCAATCAATCGGTAAACTATGAGGATCCCAATCTGAACATTGCCATACCCGTCTTTTCCATACACGGCAATCATGATGATCCAAGTGGTTTTGGGCGCCTGAGCTCCTTGGATCTGTTGAGCACAACAGGCCTGGTTAACTACTTTGGACGCTGGACAGATCTGACCAAAGTGGAGATAAGTCCCATTCTGATACGCAAGGGTGAAAGCAAATTGGGATTATATGGACTCAGCCACATACATGATGCCCGCTTGGCGCGTCTCTTTAAGGACTATCAAGTTGTAATCAATGGACCCAATGAATCCGATGAGGAGTGGTTCCATCTGATGGTTGTTCATCAGAATCGCGCCGAAAATCGAGGATTCAAAAACTATATTCCCGAGGAGGCGCTTCCTTCGTTTCTGCACTTGGTTATTTGGGGTCACGAGCACGATTGTCGCATTGATCCTGAGTTGAATGCTTTGCGGGATTTCTATGTCTCCCAACCCGGCTCATCGGTGGCCACATCTCTGTCCGAGGGCGAAGCGAAGAAGAAGCACGTCGGCCTCTTGGAGATATACAAAACAAAGTTTCATCTGAAGCCTCTGCCATTGCAAACTGTGCGTCCATTTGTCTTTGATTCTATTAATCTTGCAGAATGTGTCGATAAACTCAATTTGGGCGAGGGTGATGCCTCCACAAAGGTGTACAATTTCGCCAAGGAGCGCGTGGAAGCCATGATTGAGCATGCCAAGACGATGCTAACGGACCACCCGAAGCAGCCAAAGTTGCCATTGATACGACTTCGTCTACTGTTTAATGAGGAATCGCACATGTTTAACACCATTCGATTTAGCCAAATGTTTGGCACGCGTGTGGCCAATCCCGCTGATGTGGTCAAGTTTGACAGGCTGAAGAAGTTTAGGGGCAAGAGTGACAAGATCAGTGTCGACAAGGAAGCGATGCAGCGTGCTATG GAAGTGGACAACACCAATCGTGTTGAGCAATTGGTGGATAAATATTTCGAGCAAGCGAATAATCCACTCAAGCTGATGCACTCCAAGGCATTGGCAGAGGTAACCTATCGCATGGTGGATCATTCCGATAACGATGCAGCTGATGATATCTTTGG CTTTTATAGTCAGAAGGCAGTTGAGCATTTGATGGAAGCTCTGCCCGATGATGACAGCATTGACGAAGAACTGATCAAATTTCGACTCCATCACAGTGCCGATGAAATGCTGAAAGCATTGGACTCTTCTGGTTTTAAGGGGGTAGGATCTGCAGCTGAAAATGGTGAATCACTGAAGATTGAGACGAATGCTTCAATGTCTACAGCTGAAGAGCCGCCCAGCGTTGGCGCTGGGGGAGCAAGAGGTACACGTGGGCGTGGTCGTGGACGAGGACGTACTGCAGCAAACACTGCCACAACCAGAGACACAACCAGTCGCTCAAATGACACATCAACC AATTCGTCAGGCAGGCAGCAAACACTTTTGAGCGCTGTCAGTAGTGGACGCAAAACCAATCCAAATACCTATGTTATATCGGATGATTCCGACtaa
- the LOC117781378 gene encoding uncharacterized protein LOC117781378 — protein sequence MSRLKWLLLLACAASIGASVEAAASPMQRRRRHSNVESTPTPAGNDWGLGPELALVRRVYDDCQERNDFIGCLKQKALHALTRALDRDSIKIVDGLVLEKQNKSDTDSIISSLTDARQFGSLAPLDRALLSKADKLMRTHALKFDMDLSLDGDHFVGRDKKKKKQKDGGHIKYVIAALLTAMGIAGPLGLKALAAIAGKALVISKVALTIAGIIALKKLFSHDHSEETSFQVHAGEHNRRNTYVIRPVSKTNPNVGVTAAGGSSSVDPYRYYYEYHQQ from the exons ATGTCGCGTCTCAAGTGGCTGCTGCTCCTGGCGTGCGCCGCCAGCATCGGAGCAAGCGTGGAGGCAGCTGCGAGTCCAATGCAACGACGACGCCGGCACAGCAACGTTGAATCCACTCCCACTCCAGCTGGTAATGATTGGGGACTGGGACCGGAGTTGGCACTGGTGCGTCGTGTCTACGACGATTGCCAGGAGAGGAACGATTTTATTGGCTGCCTCAAGCAGAAGGCGTTGCATGCATTGACGCGTGCTTTGGATCGGGATTCTATTAAAATCGTGGACGGCCTGGTGCTGGAGAAGCAGAACAAAAGTGACACCGATAGCATCATAAGCTCCCTGACAGATGCCAGGCAATTTGGCAGTCTGGCACCCCTGGATCGCGCCCTCCTCTCCAAGGCCGACAAACTGATGCGTACGCATGCGCTGAAATTCGACATGGACTTAAGCCTGGATGGGGACCACTTTGTAGGTCGtgataagaagaagaagaagcaaaaggATGGTGGACACATCAAGTATGTGATTGCCGCGTTGCTAACTGCAATGGGCATCGCTGGACCGCTGGGTCTAAAGGCATTGGCCGCAATTGCCGGCAAGGCGTTGGTGATCAGCAAAGTGGCGTTGACCATAGCCGGAATTATTGCACTGAAGAAGCTCTTCTCACACGATCACAGCGAGGAGACCAGCTTCCAGGTGCACGCCGGCGAGCACAACAG ACGCAACACGTACGTCATCAGGCCCGTATCGAAAACAAATCCCAACGTGGGCGTCACAGCTGCCGGAGGTAGTTCCTCGGTAGATCCATATCGCTACTACTACGAGTACCATCAGCAGTAG